The following coding sequences are from one Papilio machaon chromosome 8, ilPapMach1.1, whole genome shotgun sequence window:
- the LOC123721189 gene encoding caldesmon-like — protein MFSETDRTSSYSKATSTQSKAKRSKAEQSGEKRSKAEQSGAKRSKAEQSGAKRSKAEQSGAKRSKAEQSGAKRSKAEQSGAKRSKAEQSGAKRSKAEQSGAKRRKAEQSGAKRSKAEKSGAKRRKAEQSGAKRRKAEQSGTKRSKAEKSGAKRSKAKRNAKDTKTKA, from the exons ATGTTTTCAGAGACCGACCG TACTAGCAGTTACTCTAAGGCCACGAGCACACAGTCTAAAGCGAAGCGAAGCAAAGCGGAGCAAAGCGGAGAAAAGCGGAGCAAAGCGGAGCAAAGCGGAGCAAAGCGGAGCAAAGCGGAGCAAAGCGGAGCAAAGCGGAGCAAAGCGGAGCAAAGCGGAGCAAAGCGGAGCAAAGCGGAGCAAAGCGGAGCAAAGCGGAGCAAAGCGGAGCAAAGCGGAGCAAAGCGGAGCAAAGCGGAGCAAAGCGGAGCAAAGCGGAGCAAAGCGGAGCAAAGCGGAGCAAAGCGGAGAAAAGCGGAGCAAAGCGGAGCAAAGCGTAGCAAAGCGGAGAAAAGCGGAGCAAAGCGGAGAAAAGCGGAGCAAAGCGGAGCAAAGCGGAGAAAAGCGGAGCAAAGCGGAACAAAGCGGAGCAAAGCGGAGAAAAGCGGAGCAAAGCGAAGCAAAGCTAAGCGTAACGCAAAAGACACAAAAACCAAAGCATAA